The genomic window TATTGGGTTGGTTGAACTAATCCCGTTCAAGCGGGAGGGGAATAGACGTAACCCCGATAACTGGGCGGAAGCCGCTGACATAGACGGAAAATATCAATATACAAGTCGAGGCTATACCCTGCATAGCCTGCCCCGCCTTAGCGGGGAGCATATGGACGGCTTTGGGATTATCAATATGAATTTAAGCGATGAGTGAGTGCAGAGTGAAGCTTGCTTCAACTTTGCCGAGCGTAGCTTAAATGGCCGGTAGGCAACGGAAGAGTATATGACCCCATGCTATCCCGCTTCCTAAGCCCCGACCCGTTTATTCAAGCACCGGGCTTGGCGATGAGCCATAACCGTTATGCCTATTGCATGAACAACCCGTTTATGTTTACGGATCCAAGCGGATATAAATGGGATTGGAATTACCTGAACCCTGTCCACTGGCTCAGCGAAGGCATGCAGTGGATAAACGATAATACCAAGGGTCTCAGGAGAAAAATGGTTGATATTGGGGTGCCCGACTTCGGCGTTGCCATCAACAGTGCAGGGCATACATCACATTATGTGGGGAATCACTATGTAAGTCATAACCAGTTCAGGGCAAGCAGCCCCCAAGCCATATGGGGCAGGGCAACCGTAACTTTTAAAAACGGAATAAATCAGGACGGTGTTAACTTTACCAATAATTTAGGCGTATCGAGTGATAATGTAAGGGTTAGTTATGATAATGCCGCAAACGGAGGGAATAATCTGTGGCCACCTTATAATCCTGGAGAAATAAGACAGTATGAGCCTAATATTTTTGAACGTTATTCAGAGTCAAGACTAGGGCAGACTATTGTAGGTAAGGCCCTCTATGGTGTAGTTGATGATCTGTATATAACTGCCCAATGTTTAACTATAGGTCACGCTTCATCTTCCCACTTAAATAGAGCATTGACGATTGGCGATGAAACAGTTGTTTCGGGAATTAATACTATTTCTAATCTAATCCCTTTTTCTAAAGGAGCTAGTACATTAGGGGTTTCTAGGAATGTTGTAAATGCAGGTACATTTAATAAAATATTTAAAGGAACTGGTGTTAATTCTGCAAAATTCGGAGGTTTACAAATACGTTCTTATAATGGAGTTATAAGACAAACTTCTTCATTTAATAATACTTGGAATATAATTGCTCCCAGTACATTGATGTTTTATGGGTATTAATAAAAAAATAAGAATATGTTATACGGTGCAATATTATTTAGGTTTTTTGGAGTTTTGACAAAATGGATTGTTCTCAATATTTTTTTCTTAATTAAGAAAAAAGGAACTATATCTTTTAAATTACTTTGGCATGGTAAAGACATACATGATACTGATTTATTAAATAGTGTTTCTGGTGAATTTGGAGATATTTTGATTGGAGTTGCAGTTGTTCTTTTAACGGTAATTATTATTATAAAGTTAGGGTTATAAACTGACCATGTCCGTCCATAAAAAACCAGCTTGGTGAGGTGTCCGGCTATGGTTACAGCCTCTGCCCCGGCTTAACGGGGAGCATTTGGATGGCTTTGGGATTATCAATATATTCAGTGAAGATTTTGGTTTTGCATCAACGCAAAACCATTAGCCGAACTAATCCGATAGTGACAAAAGAACGTATCGGGAAATGGAAGTGTAGGAGTTTATGTCCCGCTTCCTAATCCCCGACCCGGGCACCTGTCCCGATGAACGCAGTGACATCGGGATACAGGCACCCAGCCTGGCAATAAGCCATAACCGATATGCTTATTGCATGAACAACCCGTTTATGTTTACGGATCCTTCGGGTGAATTTTGGCAAATTTTGGCAGCTGCTGCCGGATGGTGGCTATTAAATACAACAGCAACAGCAGTTAATAACGACATGAATTGGTTTGAGGCAGCCAAACAAACCCCAGTTGTGTTTAGCTCAAATGTCAGCCTACCTCAAAAAAGCAATAAGAATATAAACATTGACAATTACAAACCTATTGCAATGCCTAATTTTGAAAAATTTGATTACGAGCTGTACCCTTATGATATAGATTTTCGTTTGCCTCCGGGAGGAGGAGGTGGTGGCTATGGAGGCGTTGGTGCCGGAGGCTTAACCGGGATGAGCGGTTCAGGGATGAGTGGTTCAGGGATGAATTCAAATGTAAATTTATCCCCATCACGATTATCGTATATGAATGAACTTGGTGGTCAATCACTATCGCCCATGAATTCCTCATCATATATTGGGAGAATTAATGACATGGTGGGAGGAGCAGCAGCTGGGATAACTAGATACAAAGGTTCTTTTAGACTTTCAAAAGGTGGTAAATTTAGCTTTCATTATTATAAGTCAAATTGGACCGGTGGTAGCAGGGCAAGAATTGTAACTAGGAATGCTATGAGGGTGGGTAAAACTATAGGCAAATATAGTGGTTTAGCCACAGGAGTAATTGGATTTATCGATGTTAGAAATGGATACATCAAGGATAATAATAGAATGGGATATAATGCATATAGGGCAATGACTACTTCCATATCGGGTGCTGCTTTTGCCTATGCCGGAGGAGAATTAGGAGCTGCTGCAGGTTTCTATCTGGGGGTTTATGGAGCTATTCCTGGAGGTGTAATAGGTGCCGCAGGAGGTGGATGGCTTGGTAGTCGGGTAGGTGGTTGGATTTTTGATAATGGATATGACCTATTAGATGAAGAATATAATATCGGATGGAAATGAAACTATATTGGAATTTCATATACTATTTAATTTACAAATTAAATTATAAAATTCACTTAATTTTTAAAAGGATCAATCCAGTACTTTTGCTATATAAAACCAAGCATGCAAAGAAAAGATTTAAAAAAAGGGGGATAAGTGATCCAATCAAAGAATTAGACAAATATTGGAAAAATCCCGATATTGGGTTAAGCGAAATGTATTCGTCGGTATGGATAAATATGTTGTGCATACTCTTTTTTATGGGTTTAATACGTTTAGTCAACTTAACTTTACATAACAATATGCATGTACCCTTTAATGGACAATTGATTGCGAGTGTAATCCTCTCACTATATACAAATTACATTTTATTGTTCCGGAAGAAATTTTATCTTATTTGTTTTAAAAAATTTGACAAAATGAATAAAACAGAACATACTACACTTTTCATAAAATCAGTTGCCATATGGTTACTATTCATTACTATCATTGTTGTTTCTTTTTTTCTCACAATAAATTTTTCATAGCACCTCGCTATCGCGCAGCCTGCTCCGTTAAAACGGAGATTGTATCGTGTGATATAAGAAAACTAATCGGGTATATAACTATCATAACTAACAAAAGCTGCATTTTTAGCAAGTGCAGCTTTTGTTTTGTTAGCTCTCCGTAGGTGGCCAGACAAGCTGGTTTAGGTGCTATCCTCCATGTGCCGAACACAGTTTACATTAACGATAATTCCACCCATAACGATGGAATGTGCTTTACGCAACCGACTACCGGGGAAATTTATTAGCTTTAACCTCCGGAAAAACGGGCATTGTGATAGAACGATAACGTCCCGATGAGTGTGCGATATCGGGAACCCCATGCTGTCCCGTTTCCTGAGCCCCGACCCGTTTATTCAGGCACCCGGCCTGGCGATGAGCCACAACCGTTATGCCTATTGCATGAACAACCCGTTTATGTTTACGGATCCAAGCGGATATTGGTTTGAGAGCTGGTATGACTGGTTAAACCCTATGCACTACCTTGGTGCAACAATGGATTTTATTAACGATAACACAGTTGAACTTAGGCAACAGATGGTTGAGATTGGGGTGCCCGACTTCGGCGTTGCCATCAACAGTGCAGGGCATACATCACATTACGTGGGGGATCACTATGTAAGTCATAACCAATTTGGTAATAACTATGCACAAATAGGAAACGATGCAATAGCCGATGCCAGATATCAGAATGATTTTGCAAATAATTACTCGAATGAACTTTGGGATTATGGGGGAAAGCTAATAAATAAAGTATGGAATTCTGATTTTGCAAGGTTCTGTGTACCTGATGTAGTCTATATAAATGGTTCAGGAGTTCTTACCTTTATTGGTGGTGGTGGAGGTGATGGAGGATTAGCATTACCTTTAAGAGGAGAGGATGCAGGGATGGTTTACCTGTATGGTACTTTAAAAGGTAAAGCAGGATTACATGGAGGAGCAAGTATTAATTTTGGCAGATCAAATTACCTAGGATCTGTTGATTTATTTGATTTTGACACTACCTTTAAAGGTAATTCATCAGGGATTGAAGGGGATCATATCATTGGAGCGAGCATTTCCGCCAGTGAATACGACAAATACGGTAATATTTTACTTTCAATTGATATCGGAGTTGGGCCAAGTGTTGGTGGATCCGTTAATGTAGGTGCAATTACATATGCAACACGTTTGTTTCGAATATGGTAATTTTAAAAATTATGAATTTAAATAAATTATATAAAGAAGCTGAAAAAATAGTCGCTTTTAAAAATTTGTTCCCGTACTTTATACTATTGTTTATTATTGGAGCAGTATTGGTTTTTTCGAAAATCATTAACTCAGAGATGTCTAACCAAGATTTTTTTGAAGCAGAATTAAATGGACTGGTAAACGAAATTGACCTCAAGCCTAAAAATAATTATTTTCAAATAAAATCTAAATGGTATCTAATTAAGGATGAAAGCATTGTGTTTATTTCAAAAGGTGACTCCCTAAGTAAGCCCAAAAATAGCTACATGCTAATAATTTACGACAAACAGCAAAATATTAAATGGAAAGGAGAAGTAAAGAATTTAATTTTTAAACAGGTAAGTATGCCTGGAGAATAATCAATTGAAATTTAAGAGAATCCCGACCCATTTATCCAAGCGCCCGGCTTGCCGCTGAATTATAACCGCTATACATACTGCCTTAATAATCCACTGTTGTACACCGACCCGAGCGGATATACATGGGGCATATTTAAACCGTTTGTAAATGCCTGGAACTGGTTCTGGAATACGGGTGAGAAATTTGCCGAGTGGGCAGATGAAAACGGAATTCCGAGTGGAGGCTTTGGTATCAACAGTGCAGGCCAAACTAATCATTGGGTTGGAGATTACCATGTTAACCACAATCAAATGAG from Saccharicrinis carchari includes these protein-coding regions:
- a CDS encoding RHS repeat-associated core domain-containing protein produces the protein MCDIGNPMLSRFLSPDPFIQAPGLAMSHNRYAYCMNNPFMFTDPSGYWFESWYDWLNPMHYLGATMDFINDNTVELRQQMVEIGVPDFGVAINSAGHTSHYVGDHYVSHNQFGNNYAQIGNDAIADARYQNDFANNYSNELWDYGGKLINKVWNSDFARFCVPDVVYINGSGVLTFIGGGGGDGGLALPLRGEDAGMVYLYGTLKGKAGLHGGASINFGRSNYLGSVDLFDFDTTFKGNSSGIEGDHIIGASISASEYDKYGNILLSIDIGVGPSVGGSVNVGAITYATRLFRIW